Proteins from a genomic interval of Clostridiales bacterium:
- the fabZ gene encoding 3-hydroxyacyl-ACP dehydratase FabZ, protein MLDAHAIREIIPHRDPFLLIDRVEELVPGESAVGYLDVTAEAYWAPGHFPDYPVMPGVLIVEALAQVGAVAMLSVEENRGKLVLFAGIEKVRFKRQVRPGDTLRLEVKITRRKGPIGFGEAVATVDGVAACVGELMFAIQ, encoded by the coding sequence ATGCTAGACGCCCATGCGATACGCGAGATCATTCCTCACCGTGATCCATTTCTGTTGATCGACCGAGTCGAAGAGCTTGTTCCGGGCGAGAGCGCTGTCGGCTACCTCGATGTGACAGCCGAAGCTTACTGGGCGCCCGGCCACTTCCCCGATTATCCGGTCATGCCGGGCGTTCTCATCGTAGAGGCCCTCGCCCAGGTAGGAGCGGTCGCGATGCTGTCCGTCGAGGAGAACAGGGGAAAGCTCGTGCTTTTCGCAGGAATCGAGAAGGTGCGATTCAAGCGGCAGGTTCGCCCCGGAGACACCCTCCGTCTCGAGGTGAAGATCACCAGACGCAAGGGGCCGATCGGCTTTGGAGAAGCCGTCGCTACGGTCGATGGAGTGGCCGCGTGCGTCGGCGAGTTGATGTTCGCTATACAATGA
- the murA gene encoding UDP-N-acetylglucosamine 1-carboxyvinyltransferase: protein MEPIIIRGGAHVSGEVAASGAKNSALKLLAAALLAPGVSHIENVPDISDVDTMVEVISGLGALVERDGDIVTIDATVLTSVEAPYDMVSRMRASISVLGPLVARLGHASVAMPGGCNIGSRKVDMHISGLRSLGVSFTLDHGNIVASAPGGMRGAHVVLEFPSVGATENLLMASVLAEGTTVIDNAAREPEIVDLAQFLSAMGARISGAGSATIEVKGVESLAPARHRVIGDRIEGATYLMAGAITGGSVRVTGIDPAHIEMVLMKLEQAGCTVVSEADAVTVSRSGPLRAVDIQTLPFPGFPTDMQPQFMALMAIADGDCVITENVFENRFMFAGELVRMGASIRIEGHHALVKGVRGLSGAPVLCPDLRAGAALALAALVAEGESEIGDTQHILRGYEGFVDKLAALGADIRTGR, encoded by the coding sequence TTGGAGCCCATCATCATCAGAGGCGGCGCGCACGTTTCCGGCGAAGTTGCCGCATCAGGAGCGAAAAACTCGGCACTCAAGCTGCTGGCCGCCGCACTTCTGGCGCCGGGAGTCTCGCACATCGAGAACGTGCCGGATATCAGCGACGTTGACACGATGGTCGAGGTCATCTCGGGACTCGGCGCACTAGTCGAGCGAGATGGCGATATCGTCACGATTGACGCGACGGTACTCACCTCGGTCGAGGCGCCCTACGACATGGTCTCGCGGATGCGCGCGTCTATCTCCGTGCTCGGACCGCTCGTTGCCCGTCTCGGTCACGCCAGTGTGGCGATGCCAGGGGGCTGCAATATCGGATCACGCAAAGTGGACATGCACATCAGCGGTTTGCGTTCGCTGGGAGTGTCTTTCACGCTTGACCACGGAAATATCGTCGCCAGCGCCCCCGGCGGGATGCGTGGCGCCCATGTGGTGCTTGAGTTTCCGAGCGTGGGAGCTACGGAGAATCTTCTCATGGCGTCAGTTCTCGCGGAGGGCACGACGGTAATCGACAACGCGGCACGCGAGCCGGAGATCGTCGACTTGGCCCAGTTTCTCTCGGCGATGGGAGCCCGCATCAGTGGCGCGGGGAGCGCAACCATCGAGGTTAAGGGTGTCGAGAGCCTCGCACCGGCGCGTCACCGCGTGATCGGCGACCGCATCGAGGGGGCAACGTACCTCATGGCCGGTGCCATCACGGGAGGCTCCGTACGTGTGACGGGCATAGATCCCGCGCACATTGAGATGGTGCTGATGAAACTCGAGCAGGCGGGGTGCACAGTCGTGTCTGAGGCCGACGCCGTGACCGTGTCGCGGTCGGGCCCGTTGCGTGCTGTGGACATTCAGACGCTGCCGTTTCCAGGATTCCCGACGGATATGCAACCGCAGTTCATGGCCCTCATGGCGATTGCCGACGGTGACTGTGTGATCACTGAGAACGTGTTTGAGAACCGTTTCATGTTCGCCGGAGAGCTGGTACGTATGGGGGCCAGCATCCGTATCGAGGGTCACCACGCGCTCGTCAAAGGGGTCCGGGGACTCTCGGGTGCGCCGGTGCTCTGTCCAGATCTGCGTGCCGGAGCAGCTCTTGCGCTGGCCGCACTTGTGGCTGAAGGCGAGAGCGAGATCGGCGACACGCAGCATATCCTCAGAGGGTACGAAGGTTTCGTCGACAAGCTTGCGGCGCTTGGCGCCGACATTCGGACGGGCAGATGA
- the atpC gene encoding ATP synthase F1 subunit epsilon → MERTLLCEIVTPERIVYTNEVRMVVAPTIDGEIGILPLHAPLVSALDPGEIRVMYDDGKVEWFAISGGYIQVHLDKVIVLADQAAASSQIDVERARQAIEHTRQRMSELSSDAEGEINACVADLKWCEAQLKAAKKAT, encoded by the coding sequence ATGGAACGCACCCTCCTGTGCGAGATTGTTACACCCGAGCGCATCGTCTACACGAACGAAGTGCGGATGGTCGTCGCCCCCACGATCGATGGCGAGATCGGCATCCTGCCGCTACACGCTCCGCTCGTGAGCGCCCTTGATCCGGGTGAGATCCGCGTAATGTACGACGATGGCAAGGTCGAGTGGTTCGCGATCTCGGGCGGATACATCCAAGTTCACTTGGACAAAGTGATCGTACTTGCCGATCAGGCCGCGGCATCTTCCCAGATCGATGTCGAGCGTGCCCGGCAGGCTATCGAGCACACACGACAGCGCATGAGTGAGCTCTCCTCGGACGCCGAGGGAGAGATCAACGCGTGCGTTGCGGATCTGAAGTGGTGCGAGGCTCAGCTCAAGGCGGCCAAGAAGGCAACGTAG